The window GACTAACATTTGGTAAGAAGTGTGAAAAGTGCAGTCTGTTTACACACCATACAGATGTGTTCTTTCGTAAAACTACTCATAACCACAGTAAAAACCGCAGAATCTCTTGAAAATAACCTACTGCACTTTCGAACTGTAAAGATCAGAGATTTACAGGTCAGTACTTGCTGTAGTGTAATCTTCCAGGTCACACATCTACAAATCTAACAGATCATTTTAACCCCTCTTACACTGAGGGAGATTATCACTAAATCTGACCGTTATGGATTCAAAATGAAAGGTTTTGCTTCAGATTAGGTGAACACTGAATTACACGATTGCAAGAATGATCCTGGACAACACAGCTAGCTGTCAGTGTCAATTGCACAATTGTAGTCAAAAGCAAATactatagtgtgtgtgtgtataattgtACAGAGtagatttattattgttttttcatcCAGTTCTCCACTCAAGTCTCTCTCTTTCCACAGAGGTCCCAACAGCAGACCCCAAAAAAACAGATTCCAATGTGACAATGTCCCCCAAGCAGAAGGAGGAACTGGACCGTATGAGAGCCAAAAATCTGGCAAATGCAGTTCACTACATCTGGGAGACGGGAGAAGACAAATACATGCAACGCTACTTTCACACTGGCTTCTGGTTGTCCTGTGAGAAACACAATGATGGTGCTGGTGAGAGCAAATGACTTTACAATGACTTTAATAAGCTACAAATCATCAAAATCCATCTTAATTGATAGAATTACTTGGTATCTTTTTTTAATGGGGAATTCTAATGTTCTTCATATAAAATTCCAATTAACGGAATTCAGTTCGCATCCAAAGAAAATGAGTAAAACACACAATTTACACATAAAAGAACTACTGTCATATGACCAACTGTCAAAGCTGTTCTTGACACTAATGTCCTGATTCAGTCCCTTTGAACATCTGTTTCCTGTTGTGGCCTTTCTTAACTTGTATTTATCTGCTATGGGGTCACCCCAGTCCTCAACATCTGCTACAAAGAGACTGTGTTACACAACTTAGCTGCAAGTTTCTTAAGTTACATAATACACActgttagatagatagatagatagatagatagacagacagacattcaCCAAGAAATAGTTGGCCAAGTCTGTGCTTATTCTTCACAGGTGAGAAATGTCGGAGCTTCATTGAACTGACTCCTGGAGAAACACAAGGTGAGATTTTTATGAGCTATACATTTAGGAACTGGCatgaaatacagttgaagtcaaaagtttacatacaccttgcagaatctgcaaaatgctaattattttaccaaattttactatgttatttttatttagtactgacctgaataagatatttcacataaaagacatttacatatagtccacaagagaaaataatttataaaaatgaccctgttcaaaagtttacatacacttgatttttttttttttttagcatttttgtgtatttgaaccaacaatgactgtatgattttcagatccgtctttttacactgagcacaactgagggactcatatggaACTATTACAGAGGGTTCAAACActctgatgcttcagaaggaaaaatgacagattaagattgaacagaatgaggatgtgtacagttttcttatttcctaaatataatattttttttatttagtactacccttcagaagctacagaagatacttacatgttccccagaagacaaaataataataaattcaccgatcttcaaattcaaaaagttttcaccccccggctcttaatgcatcgtgtttccttttgACGTGTCAGTGGgtgttttaaccttctgtaatagttgcatatgaataacatgcattttgtatgagccctcttattttggtgcaataacattttgcagattctgcaaggtgtatgtaaacttttgacttcaactgtagctCATTACTGACTCTGTTGCATATTCTGTAGGAGTTCTGTGGCTCTCAGTGATATCAGAGTTCGCATACATCAGCCTCCTGGCGATGGGTTTTCTTCTGATGTGGGTGGAATTGCTGCTCTTGTGTCTGAATAAGGACATGTATGCGCTCAAGATCAATGCTTTTGCTGCCATCTGCACTGTGCTATCTGGTGAGTTTCTGAGAGGTTGGGGAGTTTGGGAAATAAGGTTATTAATCAGTTTGTAACAGGGAGAACAATATCTTCTTTCTACTTAGGAATGATGGGAATGGTGGCACATATGATGTATACAACAGTATTCCAGATGACTGTCAGCATTGGGCCCAAAGACTGGAGACCTCAGACGTGGGACTATGGCTGGTCATTTGCGTGAGTAGAAATTCTACCTTTCTTCTATTCTACCCAACTCTCATTTTGTGCCTCTAATGCATAACTGCAAAATACTATAGGCTTCAAAAGTCTAGGATGACATTGAAAATGTGGAATTCATTATATAATTACAACCtgcaaataaacacaaagtTTAGGATTTGTTTTCTGTTAAATCATTTCTGTGCTCTTTTTACAGCATGGCATGGATCTCATTCAGCTGTTGCATGGCAGCAGCTGTATTCACCCTGAACTCGTACACCAAAACTCTCATTGAGATGAAACACCGTGCCCGGATCCGTCTGGAGGAGGCTCGTGCTGCCAGCCACGCACCGCCCTATGATGAGGTCATTACAACCAGTGGTGGGAGCCTCTACTCCGTCAGCCGGCTGGTTCAGCAATGCCAGAAGGGTGCGTTTATCGACACCACGTGGAGCCCCAGGGATGAAGTGTCTTGTGGGGGTATGGTGGGGTCAAAAAGTCCTCATGGACTGGTACTGATGGGGGGGTGCGGGAGAGAGGGATGCGAGGActgtgagagagagatggatgaGGTGGAAGATGCTTTAGAGAGGGAAGGGAATGATGAAATGTGCTGAGGAGAACAACTACAGAAAGTCCTTCATCAGCAGCAGCATTATcagtgaaaacatttaaatgcatatcATTTTCTAATGTAGATCCATATTTTGATTAGGCCTTTAAAAAATGATGCTTACATGCTCCGCAGGTGTTGGAATATCCCTGTATTCCtgaatcagcatgttagaaatGATCTTGCCATTTATTCTGAGTAATTTTGGACTGTAATTTTATCATTAAACGTCAATCATGTACTACATGCATGAGCAATTCCAAATGTAGGTCTTGATGTTTCTTTTACTGTTtgtacaatattaataaaaaaagaatgccCTCTTtgcttcagaaatgtttgtttgatttaGATTTAGAGTTTTAACTCCAGgaattcagagaacatttgtgcttttaatttagtttggATTGCGTCTGGTTGTGTCAGTCTGTACAATCATTCTTCACTacattatattttgatttttcaatAAGATCACCAAGCACAATATATCACATAATCTGAATATACAACAAGATGGAGCGATGGACAGATAAACAGGAATTCCAGCAGCTTTAGACAGATGCTTTCAAAAGCTGGACAGAAGATTATATGAATAATCTCCCCAGTAAGAGACAGAGATCAAGTGAGAGATGGAGAGTATGAGAAACTCAAAAATAAAGGACAGAAGATGAGAGGTAAGTTTTTGCATGATTTTAAGACAACATTTTCTTAGTTTTGGTCAGGTGACAGCATATTCAAGTTATGGTAAAAGTATACACACAATtgcatttgttgttatttttataatgttccaTTCAGTCAATAACTACCAAATATTTGTctggaaaaaaatccttataCAACTGTTATGCAGTGTAATAtagtgcaaaaataaacaattagaAGCTTGTTTAGATTAACATACAATGAAATGACACTATGTTCAAATGGACACTAAAAATGGCATACATCAACTGAGCGCAAACTGACAAACTGCAATCTAAAAAAGACTATTAGAATTGTAAGGTATGTGATTAAGCAAAGTGCTGTGCATACAAACCTCTAATTCAACAAATGCATGACAGAAATCCAACAGGCCTAACCATAACCTAGAAATTACAGTCGAAAGTACACAGTATTgcaactatttttaaaacactgtctGTAGAGGgatgtcacgatttggtcagttatccgggtgcacggccatattggcgatactcggatgtaaacaacagcttgGACTGCACGGTTAGTGTACTACTGactacgttgttctgctaatttatgctgccTAAACCATGGGataaacatgtggaagctgctaaatcatatagagaatgacttagtaagcaggaaaaggtgcagaaatcctggttcagtttggccaaacaCAAACTCCTTTTGTTCCTCCTTTTGCACTCTTCTTGATTTGTTGTAACTTTTGGCAGCCTGTAGTAATCCAAATTTTTCCccagtctgaccgattagtacaccccaaaacataaaaataactgaccattttcagcagcaatattaagcaaaatatgtgagttgCGTTccgttcagtggcattgtttacattcagtgccgccaatatggccaatcGACACATCGTGAAAACACGCTATTGCTTAAAGCAACTGTGTGtagttttgtatatattttcgACTTTGGAGCCACCTACAAGTAAATGAGTGGAATTCACTGTCCTAAATATATCACTGTTATAATAACAGTAGACAGATGTAGACTACACATGTATTTGTTGCTGCCTTAAAGCATTTCGCTATCTTGGCAGAATTTCGTACCTTACATCCGAACTTACATCAGAGTGGTTTTGCTTACATACTCCCAGATCAGATGTTTGGAGAAAGTGTGGGAAACAAACAGCCTTTTTTTATTAGAAGTGAGCCATCAGAATGACTTATATTGACTAATATTTCAttctactatatatatatatatgtatagaaacTATATTgataacactttagaatacagtaCCGTCATTATTGAATAAcaacacaggaacaaatgactaatgcactattaacattctagtaactaatgttaattaacaagaaactctgattaacaaATCAGTAAGTCATAGCACTCAGTTGAACGTGGTAGTTCAccattagctaatcagtaactattttttttttatcttccacagaactactaagaactactatatacatgttcataattaatgtaaataatgcaaaatgtataattaattctaaaatgaagataatggtaacccactagtaatgactggggtattattataaaacacttttacttacttactaataatttggatccgtattctaaagtgaagatcatgataactcctTAGTAATGACTAAAGTCGTTAAAAACGAGGTTTTGTAAGGTTCTGGATAGTTATACTTCTGAtggctttggtaacactttagtcgttactagtgggttaccattttgcatcattcattattattcattcattaattatgaacatgtatatagCAGTCCTTAGTAGTTCtttgggagatatgaaaaaatagtagttactgattagctaataatGAACTACTTTCAACTGAgcactattacttactgattcataaatcagaatttcttgttagtcaatagtagttactagaatgttaatagtgcattagtcatttgttcctgtgtagttattcataaTGAAGGAATGATATTCTTAAAGTGTAACCACTATATTTCAAGgtaaaaaacgaaaaaaacgTACATGCAGTTGCTTTAATAAAAAGATATGTGAAACTAGCAGAACACAGTGGTGAACAAATTAAGGGTGGCGATCCTTTAATGAACACATTTAATATACAACAAATGCACATGAAGTCAAAACTGCCTCTTGCATGAACATAATCACGTTACATCATTTATGGTCGTACTGAATGAGCCGTAGCGCAACCTCGTTTGATTCAATGACCTCGATGAACTCTCCCTCTGCGACTCGTTCTGCATGAGTGAGAGAGAATTTACTTGTAAGTGTTTTCTGTATGCTAATATTGAGTAACAACAGAACATTTTTAGTTCGTTTTTCTTACCGTTGTCCTTTTTGTCAAAGATGGTCCAGAGTTTCTCTGCTCTCTTCTCTGGCGTGTTCTCATCACTGGGAAGACTTGCTTGCTTTGATTTTGGTATGAGTTTGAAAAGTGCCTGATGGGTAGAGAGAGATCAAATGAACCGACTTACTGGCTTTAATTAACTCACCAAATCCATCAAAGCGATTACTGAATTAACATTTGCATCACTGCAGGTTTTGAATTAGCTACTGTGCCACCAAGAAAACTTGTGTCTTTGTTCATGGGTCAGGTAATAAATATTACCCGAAAAGATTTATATAGTGTTTTTAGAGGTACAAATCATACCTCACTCGTAcgattttgtatgttttctgtgaggggtaggtttaggagCGGGGTTAGGGGTGGTCGTTCATCCAAATTCCTACAAAtttgccacctcgtaaaatacgt of the Labeo rohita strain BAU-BD-2019 chromosome 19, IGBB_LRoh.1.0, whole genome shotgun sequence genome contains:
- the si:ch211-232m10.6 gene encoding germ cell-specific gene 1-like protein codes for the protein MLEHLSRRNRSLLSLSLTSLALALSVLAFCTSYWCEGTHKVVKPLCLSPVKMKNCGQNNSQPYTAEVPTADPKKTDSNVTMSPKQKEELDRMRAKNLANAVHYIWETGEDKYMQRYFHTGFWLSCEKHNDGAGEKCRSFIELTPGETQGVLWLSVISEFAYISLLAMGFLLMWVELLLLCLNKDMYALKINAFAAICTVLSGMMGMVAHMMYTTVFQMTVSIGPKDWRPQTWDYGWSFAMAWISFSCCMAAAVFTLNSYTKTLIEMKHRARIRLEEARAASHAPPYDEVITTSGGSLYSVSRLVQQCQKGAFIDTTWSPRDEVSCGGMVGSKSPHGLVLMGGCGREGCEDCEREMDEVEDALEREGNDEMC